From the genome of Streptomyces sp. S4.7:
GTTCCTGCCCTGGTAGGAGCTGACCCGGTCACCGAACGGGCGGAAGTGCCTGTACCGGTGCAAAGTGGACGCTATGCACACGGCCGACGGAGGACGCATGAGATACGGCGACGCGGCGAACGGCACGGACGCGGCACCCGCGCTCCACTGTCTGGTCACCGGCGCCACCGGCTACATCGGCGGCCGGCTCGTGCCGGAGCTGCTGGACGCCGGGCACCGGGTGCGCTGCCTCGCCCGTACTCCCGCGAAGCTGCGCGACCACACATGGGCCGGCCGGGCCGAGACCGTACGCGGCGACGTCACCGACGCCGAGTCCGTCCGCGACGCCATGCGGGGCATCGACGTCGCCTACTACCTCGTCCACGCGCTCGGCACCGGATCCGGCTTCGAGCGGACCGACCGCGAGGCCGCCCGGATCTTCGCCGAACAGGCCCACGCCGCGGGCGTCCGGCGCATCGTCTATCTCGGCGGCCTCACCCCGGCCGGCGTACCGGAGCGGGAGCTCTCACCCCATCTGCGCTCGCGCGCCGAGGTCGGACACATCCTGCTCGACTCGCGGGTCCCCGCCACCGTGCTGCGCGCCGCCGTCATCATCGGGTCCGGCTCGGCGTCCTTCGAGATGCTGCGCTACCTCACCGAACGCCTCCCGGTGATGGTCACACCGAGCTGGGTGCGCAGCCGTATCCAGCCGATCGCCGTCCGGGACGTCCTGCGCTACCTCGTCGGCGGCGCGCGGATGCCCGCCGACGTGAACCGCTCCTTCGACATCGGCGGCCCCGACGTCCTCACCTACCTCGACATGATGCACAGGTACGCCGCCGTCGCCGGGCTGCGCCGCCGGCTGATCGTGCCCGTACCCGTCCTCACGCCGACCCTCTCCAGCCACTGGATCGGCCTGGTCACCCCGGTACCCCGCTCGATCGCCCGGCCGCTCGCCGAGTCGCTGCGTCATGAAGTGGTCTGCCACGAGCACGACATCGCGCGTCACGTGCCCGACCTGCCCGGCCGGCCCATCGGCTTCGAGGAGGCGCTGCGCCTGGCCCTCAAACGGATCCAGGACGCCCAGGTGACCACCCGCTGGTCCTCCGCCGCCGTCCCCGGGGCGCCGAGCGATCCGCTGCCGACGGACCCCGACTGGGCGGGCGGCAGCCTCTACACCGACAACCGCGAACTCACCGTCGACGCGGGCCCCGAGGCGCTGTGGCAGGTCATCGAGGGCATCGGTGGCGACAACGGCTGGTACTCCTTCCCGCTGGCCTGGGCCGTACGGGGCTGGCTGGACCGTTTCGTCGGCGGCGTCGGGCTGCGCCGGGGGCGCCGGGACGCCGCACATCTGCGGGTCGGTGACTCGCTGGACTTCTGGCGCGTCGAGGAGATCGAACCGGGCCGGCTGCTGCGGCTGCGCGCGGAGATGCGGCTGCCGGGGCTCGCCTGGCTGGAGATGCGCGTCGAGCGGGGCGAGCGCGGCCGTACCCGCTACCGGCAGCGCGCCGTCTTCCATCCGCGCGGGCTGCTGGGACACGCGTACTGGTGGAGCGTCGCGCCGTTCCACACCGTCGTGTTCGGCGGGATGGCGCGCAACATCGCGCAGGCCGCGCGTGCTGCCCGTCCGGAGACCGAGGACGAACCGGCGGCCGGACAAGTCCGGTAGGCCGCCCCAACCCGTCTGCGCGGGGAGGCTTCGGGGCGAACACGTCCCGCACGGGCACACCCGCGCCCGTCCAGGATACGGCCGATGATTGACCCGGTCCGGCCCGCGCGGTTACGTCGCCCGGCATGCAGCGATCCGCGCACCTGACGACGAGAGGTCACATCGATCTCAAGCGTGTGTGCTCCGCGGCGTGTGTCCGGCCACCGGGTCGACCCCGGCGCCGGGGTGATCGTGCGGCATCCGCAACTGGGCTGGCGGAACGTGGCCGTACGGGACCACCTCGCCGGCGCGACGGGACTGCCGGTCCATGTGGACAGCCACGCACGGGCGTTGGCGCGGGCCGAGCAGCTGGTCGTCGAGGCGTCGAGGCGTCGACGCGTGGGAGCGCCGTTCTGCTGTTCGTCGGCGCGGTGGTGGACGCCGCGTTCGCCACCGCCGGTGAGCTGCACCTCGGGCCCCTGCACGGCGCGGGAAGTATCGCGCATCTGCCGGTCGGCGGTGACGGCAGCCTCGAATCGGAGGTCTCCGAACGGGCGATGGTGCGGCTCGCGGCCGAACAGGGCGCCCCCGTACCGTCGTTCCCCGCCCTGCTGGCACGCGCGGTGGCGGGGGAGTCCCGCGCGGTGGAGCTGTTCCGCCGCAGGGCCCGGCTCGTGGGCCGGGCCGTGGCACTGCTGCTGGACATGCTCGACCCCGAGGTAGTGGTGGTGGTCGAGCCGGGCACCGGGCTGCTTCCGTACTGCCTGGACAATCTGCGGACAGAGGTCGCGAGACGCTCCCTGGTCTGCGACGACCCCGAACAGGCCGTCGTGGCAAGCAGTTTCACCGGCAGCGTGCTCACCACGGCGGGGGCGGCGGTGGCGCTCGGCGCGCTGTACGCGGATCCGCTGGGGACGTGGCCCGCGCTGACGAACGTGTCCTGACCGGTGAGCGGCCCTGTTCCGACCGGCGGCTCGCTCCGAGTTGATTCAGGAAGTCGCATTGTTGACCAGGCCGGTACATGCGCAGGACAATCAGTTCATGACCATTCGGCAGCGGATTCCGCGTCACGTGCCCTGCCCCTGTTGTCGCGCCTGAATTCTCCTCGCGCCACGGTCCACCCATGAATTCACCGGCGATCGCGTCCGGCCCGCCTCGCGCGCCCCGGACCGCGTAGTCCCGGCTCGTCCCACTGCTCCGTGTGTGGCCACCGCATGCCCTTTTCCGCTGCTTCCACCTCTCTTTCTGGGGGAGACGTTGACTGTCACCGTGTCGTCGCATCTCGCTTCGGGCATCGCCCCGGAGCGCTTCAAAAAAGTGTTCCGCCGATATCCGGCGGGAGTGGTCGTGGTAACCGCCGACGCCGGCCGCGGTCCGGTCGGATTCACCGCCACCTCGCTCACCTCCTTGTCTCTCGCCCCACCCCTCGTGTCGTTCGGTATCGCCCTCACCGGCTCGTCCTGGCCGACGATCGAACGGGCCTCCTCCGCCGTCGTCAACTTCCTCGGCGCCGAACAGGAGCCGCTGGCGCGGACGTTCGCCACCAGCGGCATCGACCGATTCGCCGCGCCGACGGCCTGGCGGCGGCTGCCGGAGGGCGAGCCCGTGCTCGACGGCGTGGCCGGCTGGCTGCGGCTGAGCATCCAGCAGATCGTCCCCGCCGGTGACCACCGGATCGTCGTGGGCCGTGTCGAGGAGGCCGCGCACGACGACGGCCGGCGCCCACTGCTGTTCCACGACGGCCGCTACCTCGCCCTCTGAGCACCCGGCAGCCGAGCGCCGGGCGTCGTCACGATCGCACCCCGTCACCCGCCCCCAGGAGAAGAAGACCCATGTCACGCGAGCCGGACCGCAAGCCCCTGCACCTCAACGCCTTCCTGATGACCGTCGGCCACCACGAGGCCGCCTGGCGGCTCCCGCAGAGCCCCGCCGACGGCACGGACGTCGAGCACTACAAGAACCTGGCCCGCGTCGCCGAGCGCGGCAGACTCGACTCGCTCTTCCTCGCCGACGGCCCCGCCCTGCACGGCGATCCGGGCCGCCGGCCCGACAGCGTTCTCGAACCCACCGTGCTGCTCACCGCACTGGCCGCCGTCACCAGCCGGATCGGCCTCATCGCCACCGCGTCCACCAGCTACAACGAGCCGTACAACCTCGCCCGCAGGTTCGCCTCCCTCGACCGTGTCTCGGGCGGTCGCGCCGGCTGGAACATCGTCACCACGGCGGGCGCCGACGCCGCCCGCAACTTCGGTCTGGACGACACCCCGCCGCACCACGAGCGCTACCTGCGGGCGGCCGAGTTCATCGGCGTGGCCACGAAGCTGTGGGACAGCTGGGCGGACGACGCGGTGGTGGCCGACAAGGCGCGCGGTGTGTGGTCTGCTCCTCTCTGGGCGACGGCCGAGGCGTTCGGCGACGTCGACACGGCATGCGCCATCACGGGCGGCGTCGTGGGCGCGCGTACGGGAGTGGACGGTGTCCCGCGGGGGTGGCTGGACCGGCGGGAGGGGCTGGGCTGAGGCTTCGGCGCGTCGTGCCCGCCGGAGAGACCTCGCACACGTGAATCGCTCAAGCGTTCGAGTATGTGGTTATGCTGGGCGTATGGCAGCACACGCGCAGGGGTCCCTCTTCGACCAGACCGACGAGATCCGGCTCGGTCCGCTCGCCGGCGTCCGGCGGACCGTGCTCGGTGACGGGGCGTGGATCGATCTGCTCCCCGGCTGGCTGGGCGGCGCCGACGCGCTGCACGAGGAGCTGGCCTCCGGCGTGCCGTGGCGGGCCGAGCGCCGGCGGATGTACGAGCGGGAGGTGGCGGTCCCGAGGCTGCTCGCCTTCTACGGGGACCGCGACGGCGCGCCGGACGCCCTCCCGCACCCGGTCCTGGACGAGGCGCGCGACGCGCTGAGCGCGCACTACGCCGACGAGCTGGGCGAGCCCTTCGCGACCGCCGGACTCTGCTACTACCGGGACGGCCGCGACGGCGTCGCCTGGCACGGGGACCGGACGGGCCGGGGTTCGAGTGAGGACACCATGGTCGCGATCCTGTCGGTCGGCGCTCCACGGGATCTGGTGCTACGGCCGCGGCACCGGCACGGTTCGGTCGTCCGCAGACCGCTCGGGCACGGCGACCTCATCGTGATGGGCGGCTCCTGCCAGCGCACCTGGGAGCACGCCGTCCCCAAGACGGCGCGGGCGGTGGGCGCCCGCATCAGCGTCCAGTTCCGCCCGCGCGGCGTGCGCTGAGCGACCCGTCGCACCCGTCACCGCACCGGACCGGCGTGTCCGGGACCCCCGCGCGGCCTTGACGCATCCCTCTCGGCGATGTGCAATATATTGCATGCCGGTACCCCAGGGCCGAGGGCTCGTCTCCAGATCGCTCCTGCGGGAGAACGCCTACCAGGCGCTCAGGGACGCGATCGTTGACGGCACGCTCACGCCGGGGGAGCGGCTCAACGACAGCGATCTCGTGGAGTGGCTGGGCATCAGCCGCACCCCCATCCGGGAGGCGCTGGGGCGTCTGGAGCAGACCGGTCTCGTACGGACCAAGCCCGGCCGCTACACCATCGTCAGCCCCCTCGACCTCAGGGCGGCCCGGGGCGCGCAGTCCGTCACCGCCGCCATGCACGAACTGGCCGTCCGCGAGGCCCTGCCCAACCTCTCCACGGCCGAACTCGACGCCATGCGCGCCGCCAACGCCCGCTTCGCCGAGGCCCTGGCCAGGAACGACGTGGACGCGGCACTGGCCGCCGACGACGCGTTCCACGGCGTCGTGGTCACCGCCGCCGCGAACCAGGCGCTGCGCGCCGTGCTCGAACAGTGCACACCGGTGCTGCGCCGTGTGGAGCGGCTGCGCTTCTCCTCGCTGAGCGGCCGGGGTTCGGTCGCCCAGCACCACCGGATCATCGAGCTGTGCGCGGCGGGTGACCTGGAGGGGGCCGCGGCCGCCACGCGTGCCAACTGGCAGACACTCGCGCCGCTTCTCGACGCGCTGGCCGCCGAAGACAGCGACGACTGACCCCGAGCCCCAAGGAGCCCGAGATGTCCCTCGACCGTTTCCCGCGCCATCCCCTTCTCTTCGGCCCGAGCCCCGTCCATCCGCTGGACCGTCTCTCCGGCCATCTCGGCGGGGCCCGTATCTGGGCCAAGCGCGAGGACTGCAACAGCGGTCTCGCGTACGGCGGGAACAAGACCCGCAAGCTGGAGTATCTGGTCCCCGACGCCCTCGCGCGGGGAGCCGACACCCTTGTCACCATCGGCGGTGTCCAGTCCAACCACACGCGACAGGTCGCGGCCGTCGCCGCCTCGCTCGGGCTGAAGGCGGTCCTGGTCCAGGAGAGCTGGGTCGACTGGCCGGACGCGGTCAACGACAAGGTCGGCAACATCCTGCTGTCCCGGGTCATGGGCGCCGAAATACGCCTGGTCGAGGCCGGGTTCGGCATCGGCGCGAAGGACAGCTGGCACCAGGCCCTGGCGGATGTCGAGGCCGGGGGCGGTACTCCGTACGCGATCCCGGCCGGCGCCTCCGACCATCCGCTCGGCGGACTCGGCTTCGCCAACTGGGCCCGGGAAGTGGCGCGTCAGGAGCAGGAGCTGGGTGTCTTCTTCGACACGATCGTGGTGTGCAGCGTCACCGGCAGTACGCATGCGGGCATGATCGCGGGCTTCGCCGGACAGGACCGCCCCCGCAGGGTCCTGGGCATCGACGCCTCCGCCAAGATCGGCGAGACCCGCGCGCGGGTCGGGAAGATCGCCCGCGCCACCGCCGAACTCGTCGGGCTGGGAAGGGAGCTGAGGGAGGACGAGATCACGGTACTGGATGGCTGGGCCGGGGATCTGTACGGTGTCCCGGTGGAGTCCACGCTCGACGCCATCCGGCTCACGGGCCGGCTGGAGGGCATGATCATCGACCCGGTGTACGAGGGCAAGTCGATGGCCGGGCTGATCGATCTCGTACGCGGCGGGGACATCCCCGCGACCTCGAACGTGCTGTACGCGCACCTCGGCGGCCAGCCCGCCCTCAACGCCTACAGCGGCGTCTTCCGCTGATCGCCGCCCGTGCGGAGGTCGGTTGGACGGCGGATGTACTTGACGTGAACTCCCGTTGCCACAGGCGTAGTTCGGCCGTCGTGTGCCACCCGCTCACGAGTCCCGGGACTGCTCGACGATCATTACTGGACGTCGCGAAGTGATCGTCAACGGTCACGCTCGGCTCATCTGTGGCCAAGGGATATTCAAGGGGTCGCTAAGACTTCGCATGCATGAAAGTCCTTTAATGTTACGGGAGTTAACGTCCGTGCGTAAAAATGACCACGCATGCTCAGATGCCGGCGGCGATCAGCCGCCGCGCACTGCTTCGCGCCTCCGTCGCCACCGCGGCGGTCGCCACGGCTGCCGGAAGCGGACTCATCGCCGGCGCCACGCCGGTGGGTGCCGCCACCCGGAAGCCCACGACACGTCCCAGCACCCCCGCGGCCGCGCTGGCGGAACTCTCCGCCGGTAACCGCCGGTGGCGCACCTTCCATCAGCAGCACCCGCACGAGTCGCAGTCCGTGCGACAGGCGCTGGTGTCCGGCCAGGCCCCCTTCGCCCTGATACTCGGCTGCATCGACTCACGCGTACCGCCGGAGCTGGTCTTCGATCAGGGGCTCGGCGACCTGATGACCGTCCGCTCCGCCGGTGAGGTCCTGGACGAGGCCGTGCTCGGCAGCATCGCCTACGGCGTGCTGGAACTCGGCATCCCGCTGGTGCTGGTGCTCGGGCACCAGTCGTGCGGGGCCGTCGCCGCCGCCGTGCACGCGGAGGAGACGGGCGAGTCGCTGCCCGCCCACATCCAGTACATAGCCGACCAGATCGAGCCCGCGATCGACCACTCGCAGCAGGGTGACGCACGGGTCGACGCCACGGTCGGCGCCCAGGTCAACCTGGTCCGTTCACGGCTGGCGGGAGAGGTGGACCTCGCCGCCAAGGTCGCCGCGGGTGAGTTGCAGATCGTCGGCGCGCGCTACGAGCTGAACACCCAGCTGGTCCACCGGATCAGCTGACCGACCGGGAACCCACGGGTTCTTCACGGGGCATCGAGGGATCGCGGACGAGTGCCACTCGTCCGCGATCCTTTGCGTTCACGGCCCCGGGCCGCCGCACCGGACGAAGCCGCGTGCAGGGAACGCAGGGCGAGCAGCAGGACACCGATGTCGTCGAGGTAGACGGGGTCGGGCAGCAGGTCCACGGGGCTCACCACATAGACGAGCGCGCCCCAGTACGCGGCGCGGTTGCTCAGCGGCACCCCGGCCTCGCGCAGCAGCGCACGGGTCCGGAAGACCTTGACGAACAGAACGATCGTCGTGGCGAGCATCGCCACCACCGCGACGGCGGCGACGGCCAGGGCGACCGTGAGGTTGATGTCCATCGTTTCCGTGGCCTCCTGAGGCGGGCGCCTTGCCCGTCCCGGAGCGTGTTCCCGTAGCGGGGCGCTCCAGCGGGCGAATTGAGCGGGTTCACCGTGTTGCCTCCCCTTCCGGGACGCCTCCCGAACCTCTACACGCTCGGCGTATACAGTGTGTGTATAGCGACTGGCATGTCATGGGAACCCGCCTGGCCCGGCATGTTCTGCCCTGCCCGGCTCCGTCCGGCCGACCCCGCGCCCGCTCACGGTGACGGGTACCGGATGTAAGTACCCGCCCCTCCGGGGGCCACCTCCGCGCGCCAGCGCCACCCCACCTTCCGCGCGACCCCGCTCGCACACACCACCGCGAGGCCCCGGGGCGGGCCCCGCCGTGCCCGCCCACCCGGGGGCCGGTGGCCGCCGGGTGCCGAGCGGTTCCACGCCGGGCGCCGAGACGCGCCGCGAGAGCACAGGGAGAGCACCGTCATGCCCCCAATCGCCACACCCCGCTCCGCCATGCCCGAAAACGCCCCGATCGCACGAGTGCGCCGTACGGCCACCGCCGCACTCGCCGCCGTCGCGGCCCTCGCCCTGACCCTCACTGGCTGCGGCACGCAGACCCTCTCGCCCGCCTCGGTAAGGGCGGACGCGGGAGGCGGCGGCGAGGGGTCCTACGGCTCCGTCGACTGCGCCGAGGTCAAGTGCATCGCCCTCCACGACCGATTCCGACCTCATCGAGAAGCGCATCGTCGACGACGCGTCCGCCGACGGGATCATCCTGCTCCACGACATCTACGACGGGACGGTCCCCGCCGTGCCCGGGATCATCGAGCGCCTGAAGGAGCGCGGCTACACGTTCGTCACTGTTCCGCAGCTGTTCGCGCCGGCGGTCCCGAAGCCCGGCGAGGTCTACCGCCCATGAGGAGGTCGGACGAACATGAGGGGATGAACAAACTGTTCAACATGATCTATTGACATCGACATGTGTGCCCACCATGCTGGCGTGCATGCCATCGACTTCCGGCCAGCCCCCCTTCGACCCCTTCACCGCGCCTCACCCGGACCAGGCACGTGCGCACCGCGTGCACGCGTCCCTGTTCCGTATCGCCGAGCGGCACGCGGCCACGGATGCCCAGCGCAGCCGGCAGACCCATCCGTCCGTCATCGCGCCGCACGAAGCCGTCAGGCTCGTGTCGTTCCTGCTCAGCGGGGCGGCGAAGCCGGAAGAGGGTGAGCCGGAGGTGGACCACGCCGACATCACCGCCGCACTGAGCCTCGTGCCGCGCGCCCGCGGGGACATGGACGAACTGGAGGCGGGACTCCTCCAGATGGCGCGCGGCCGGGGCATGACCTGGCAGGAGGTCGCCTTCGGCCTCGGTCTCGGCACCCCGCAGGCCGCCCGTCAGCGCTACGAACGGCTGGTCGGGCGTACGGCGACGGATCAGGACGCCGAGTAGACCGGAGCGGCGGCCACCTGGACCCTCACCTGGAGGGGCAGACGGCACGTCGTGCGCGGCGAGCGGGAGAGCCGGCAGGCAGAGTAGAGCCATGGTGACCATCTCTACGGGTGACGGGCAGCCGTCCCGCACTCTCCTCGGCAGCTGGCCGACCCCGCTCGAACCGATGCCGCGGCTGGCCCGCGCCCTCGGCCTCGGCGCCGACGACCTGTGGGTCAAACGCGACGACCTCGTCGGTCTCGGCGGCGGCGGCAACAAGGTGCGCAAGCTGGAATGGACCTGTGGGGCGGCGCTGGCCGACGGCGCCACCGTGCTGGTGACGACCGGGGCGCCGCAGAGCAACCACGCGCGTCTCACCGCGGCGTCGGGCGCCCGGCTGGGGCTGGACGTCGTTCTCGTACTGGCCGGCGGACCCGGTTCGTCCGAGTCGGGCAATCTCACGCTCGACGGTCTGTTCGGCGCCCGGGTCGTGTGGGCCGGTGATGTCGGCAAGGAGGAACTCGCCTCGATCGCCCGGCACGTGGCGGGCACACTGCGGGACCGGGGCGCCGTGCCGGCGCTGATCCCCTTCGGCGGATCCAGCGTGCACGGTGCCCGGGGCTACGCCGAATGCGGCCAGGAACTCCTCACCCAGGCAGCCGACCTGGCGACCGTGGTGGTCGCCCTCGGCTCCGGGGGCACCATGGCCGGGCTGGTGGCGGCACTGGGACCCGAGCGGGTGCTGGGAGTCGATGTCGGGGCCGTCGCCGACCCCGGCCGTGTCGTGTCGCACCTCGTCTCCGGTCTCTCCGGGACGCACTGCCCGCCGGAGTCCCTGCGGATCCGCCTCGATCAGGTCGGATCCGGCTACTCCGCGCTCACGGAACCCGTGATGACCGCGCTCACGCTGGCGGCCCGCACCGAGGGCATGGTGCTCGACCCCGTCTACACCGGCCGCGCGATGGCCGGACTGACGGCGGCGGTCGAGGCCGGCGACATCACACCGGGCCGGCGCACCGTCTTCCTGCACTCGGGCGGTCTGCCCGGTCTCTTCGGCCACCGGCCGGCCCTCGAACGGGCGGCGGCCGAACTGGCTGTGGACGGCGACCCGTTGAGCACCTGGGAACCCTCGTCGAGGGCGCCGGACCGTCCGAAGTGACGGTACGTCAGTAATGGTGGACCGGCCGGAAGTCACGAGTCCGGCTCGGTGAGCGCGGCCCGCTGCCGGGCCGTGCGCACCGCCGCCGAGAGACTGCCGATGTCGTACGCCCCGTGGTGACGCCGCCCGTTGACGAAGAAGGTCGGCGTCCCCGACACCCCGCTCAGATCGGCGGAGTCCACGTCGTCGGCGACCCGCGCCGCGCCCTTGTGACGGCGCAGGTGCCGCTCGAAGCGCTCCGTGTCCAGGCCCAGGTCGGCGGCGAGGCGCAGCGCGTCCGCGAACCGCAGCGTGCCCTCGTGCGCGAGCAGGAGATCGTGCATCTCCCAGAACGCGCCCTGGTCGTACGCGGCCTCCGACGCCTCGGCGCCGAGCATCGCCCCCGGGTGCACATCGGTCAGCGGCATGTGCCGCCAGACGTAGCGGACGTCTCCGAAATCGGCCAGCAGCTCCCGGATGACCGGTTCGGCCTTTCCGCAGTACGGGCAGTCGAAGTCGCCGTACTCCACGACCGTCACCGGCGCCTCCAGCGGGCCACGGATCTTGTCGCTTCCGGAATCGACGGGGACCGCCAGGTCGACGATCGATTCGGCGGTGCCCAGCAGGGCCCGGTTCCGGCGCCGTCTCGGCAGCAGCCCGATCACCGCGCTGACGGCCCAGGTCACCGCGAACGCGCAGAGCAGCGCCGTCAGCGTGCCGACCTTCGCCTCCTCCAGATGATCGCCGTCGAAGGCGAGGGTGGCGATCAGCAGCGACACGGTGAACCCGGCGCCCGCGATCGTCCCGCCGGCGGTGACGGCGCCCCAGCCGACCGGGGGACGCAGCCGGCCGTGGCTGAAGCGGGAGGTCAGCCATGAGGCGGTGAGCACCGCGACCGGCTTGCCCACGACGAAGGCGCACACGATGCCCAGCGTGACGGGTGAGGTGAAGGCCTGCGACAACTCGTCGGGGGTGATCCTGATCCCGGCGTTGGCCAGCGCGAACACCGGCACGATCGCATAGCTGGACCACGGGTGGTACATCCGCAGCAGCCGGTCGTTGGGCGAGATGGCCGACGCCAGCCCGAGCCGCGCGGAGCGTTCGAGCTCCGGCGTCGGCTGTTCCCTGAACCGGCGGAACAGGCCGGAGGCGCGTTCCAGATCACCCCGGTCGGCGGGGTACGCGGAGGTGAAAAGGCCCATCACCAGCCCGATGACGACGGGATCGACACCGGACTCCAGCAGCGCCACCCATGCGGCGACGGCCGGCGGCGCGTAACAGACGCCCCGGCGTACCCCCTCGTGGCGCAGGATCATGATCACCCCGAGGGCGCCGAGAAAGACCAGCAGTGCGAGGGGCGCGACGCTCTCGCTGTAGGCGAAGGTGATGACGGCGAGAGCCACGAAGTCGTCGACGACGGTCACGGCCAGGATGAACGTCCGCAGACCGGTGGGCAGACGTCTGCCCAACAGCGCGAGCATGCCGAGGGCGAAGGCGGTGTCCGTTGACATCGCGGCGCCCCAGCCGTAGGCGGTGCCGTTCCCGGCGTTGACCAGGAGATAGATCGCGACGGGCACGAGCATGCCGCTGACCCCGACGAACACGGGCAGCGCGATACGCCGTCCGTCACGCAGCTCGCCCATGTCCCGCTCGCGGCGCGCCTCAAGACCGACGACGAAGAAGAACACCGCCATCAGACCGCTGTTGACCCAGTCCCGCAGGTCGAGGGACAGGCTCCGCGATCCGAACGACAGCGCCACATGGGTCCGCCAGAAGCGCTCGTACGACGCGAGGTCGGCGTTCGCCCAGGCGAGCGCGGCGAGCACGGCGGCCAGCAGGACGGCCGCGCTGCCCGTCTCGGTACGCAGGAACTCCCGCCACGGCGTGCGCGTCGGCCCGCCGCACCGCGTCTGCCCGGTGTAGTCGGCATCGGGGGAGGGATCGGTCATCCCCGGATTCTCCACTCGGCGGGCGGGCGGGCCCGGCAGTGAAGAGTGTGTCGGCCGCGGCTCTTCCCGTACGCCGCCGCGAGAGCGGCCGTCGTCGGTGGCCGGGCGGGCTCACGCGGCGTCGTGGAAGACGAGCCCGAGCGTGTGACGACGACCGGTGCGCACGGTGCTGACCCCGTGCCGCATGGGCGCGTTCGACCAGCCGCGCGCGGAGCGCACCGGCCGGTCCCGGGTGGTGAAGACCAGCCCGTGGCCCTGGGCGATGGTGGCCGACGAGCCGCGTGACTGGGCGCGCGGACGCTGCTCGGTCATGATGAACTCCCCGCCGCCGAAGTCCTCTCCGGGTACGTCCAGACCGACCACGACCTGGAGCGGGAAGACCATGTCGCCGAACACGTCCCGGTGCAGGGCGTTCCAGTCGCCGGCGCCGTAACGCAGCAGAATCTGCGCCGACTTGGCCTGCCCC
Proteins encoded in this window:
- the nhaA gene encoding Na+/H+ antiporter NhaA, yielding MTDPSPDADYTGQTRCGGPTRTPWREFLRTETGSAAVLLAAVLAALAWANADLASYERFWRTHVALSFGSRSLSLDLRDWVNSGLMAVFFFVVGLEARRERDMGELRDGRRIALPVFVGVSGMLVPVAIYLLVNAGNGTAYGWGAAMSTDTAFALGMLALLGRRLPTGLRTFILAVTVVDDFVALAVITFAYSESVAPLALLVFLGALGVIMILRHEGVRRGVCYAPPAVAAWVALLESGVDPVVIGLVMGLFTSAYPADRGDLERASGLFRRFREQPTPELERSARLGLASAISPNDRLLRMYHPWSSYAIVPVFALANAGIRITPDELSQAFTSPVTLGIVCAFVVGKPVAVLTASWLTSRFSHGRLRPPVGWGAVTAGGTIAGAGFTVSLLIATLAFDGDHLEEAKVGTLTALLCAFAVTWAVSAVIGLLPRRRRNRALLGTAESIVDLAVPVDSGSDKIRGPLEAPVTVVEYGDFDCPYCGKAEPVIRELLADFGDVRYVWRHMPLTDVHPGAMLGAEASEAAYDQGAFWEMHDLLLAHEGTLRFADALRLAADLGLDTERFERHLRRHKGAARVADDVDSADLSGVSGTPTFFVNGRRHHGAYDIGSLSAAVRTARQRAALTEPDS